One Archangium violaceum genomic window, CGGCGCGGCGATGCCGGCGGGCGCGGAGACGATGCCGAGCGGACCCACGGGCTCCGGGGCCGGCTCCACCGGCTCAGGCGTAGCGGTCGTCTCTCCAGGGGTGCGCGGTGTTGCTGTAGCCACATCGTTCCCAGAAGCCTGGCGAGTCGTACCGGAGGAATTCGATGCGGCGGATCCACTTCGCCCCCTTCCAGGCATAGAGCTGGGGCGTGATCATCCGAACCGGGCCGCCGTGCTCGCGCGGCAGCGGCTTCCCATTGTACGTGTGGACCAGCAGCACGTCGTCCTTGAGGGCCTCCTCGAGCGACACGTTGGTGGTGTAACCGTCATAGGCGTGCGCGAGGATGAACGCCGCCTCGGGCAGCGGCCGGGCGAGCGCCGCCAGCGTGGACAGCTGCACCCCCACCCACCGCACGTCCATCAGGCTCCAGCCCGTGACGCAGTGGAAGTCGCTGATGTCCTCGTGCTGGGGCAGCGCCCGGAAGTCCTTCCAGCTCAGCGTGACGGGCTGCTCCACCGCGCCGTTGATGCGCAGCTCCCACGTCTCCAACGTGGGATGCTCGAACGACGCGCCCAGATCCAGCACCGGCCACTTGCGCGTCTCGGTCTGCCCCGGCGGAAGCCTGGGCATCCCGTGCCGGTTGGGCGGGCCGCTTCCCTGAGGGCGCTCGTCACTCACGCCCGGCGTGCGCTCCATCTTCTCCAGGAAGCGCGCCCTCAGCTTCAG contains:
- a CDS encoding sulfite oxidase-like oxidoreductase, with translation MSAEDEKLQRIVEARLKLRARFLEKMERTPGVSDERPQGSGPPNRHGMPRLPPGQTETRKWPVLDLGASFEHPTLETWELRINGAVEQPVTLSWKDFRALPQHEDISDFHCVTGWSLMDVRWVGVQLSTLAALARPLPEAAFILAHAYDGYTTNVSLEEALKDDVLLVHTYNGKPLPREHGGPVRMITPQLYAWKGAKWIRRIEFLRYDSPGFWERCGYSNTAHPWRDDRYA